The Raphanus sativus cultivar WK10039 chromosome 2, ASM80110v3, whole genome shotgun sequence DNA segment TGTCTCTTCTCGAGATTCTTGTGAAGTTCTTCAATGGAGTGGATACCACTGGTATCAATATCTGTAACCGCTGCAGATACATTTATATAAACCATTAGTAAGCTTGTATCGTAAAATATACTAATACTAGTATAATCCTACATTGGGATCATAAGAACAGTGACggtaaaaattagaaaaaaaaactattaaagaAGATTGTCATTATAGTTGTACGTAGAAATATCGTTCTTACGTGACATCTCAATAATCAGAAACTTGATTGCCGGCATGTATGCTGCTTtagctttttcttcttcttctcgcaACCATCTTAAAATCCTATCACAACACTTAAATGAATCCATGACCTCCAAATACGTAATAGGTTTATCAAAGTGGATTAGTCAaacttatttaatttttcttccGCTTAGTAAacttataacaaaaaaaattatatccatATATCTGACCATGTTACATAATAATTCGTGTTCATGTCATCACTGTGCAGCCATTTCAAATCCAAACCGGCATTAAAACATATGTATTAATGTGTTATAAATTTATCTCATGTTGAAATAAACTAATCTACGGGATTTGAAGATCCAAGTTTTGCTGCCACTGAAGACATCAATACTTGGtttcaaaaagaagaaaaaagacatCTATACTAGGACTCAGAACCCTAATCTGACTAACAGAATGAATTCTTAACTAATAGAATAACGTTAGTTATTTGGTTGGTTGGTTAGTTAATTAACTTACATATTtacttttcaaattatatatatacatatatatatacacatatttctaatcattttttttcaataatcaTATTTCGGTTTGTAATGaaaccaaataataaatttgtataacGAAGAATGTGTATAACATATAATCATATTTACCTTTCTCGGAGATAGTTGGCGTTGGAAAAGTAGATGGCAGAGTCAACGCGAATGATCAAGATTCCGGGAATCTTGGCAGCATCTGGATACTGCAGAGTGTTCCGATACACATTCGTACTTGGAAGCTTCCCTAGAACCACTGTTCTTGGTCTCGTCACTTGCAGCAGAATCTTCGCAAATGATATCACCACCTATGTATTCCACAAGAACCGAATATACGTAAGCTTTAATATATGTACAtgataacaatatattattgaTTTCGTCCATATAAGCAATCTTACGGAAATCAAGAGACCGATTTCGACTGAAACGAAAACAACTCCCAAGAAAGCTCCCATGCAAGCCGCGAAGTCGAGTTTATCGATCTTCCATATGAGGATTGCTGCTTCGATGTCAATAAGACCAAGGACGGCTGATATAATGATTGCTGCGAGGATGGCGTTTGGTGTGTACTTGAAGAGCGGTGTAATGAACGCTAATGTTAGAGCTACCACTATGGCCATCACAATGTTTGAAACAGCTGTGTGGCATCCCGCCATGTAGTTCACGGCAGATCGCGAGAATGAACCTACAAATTTCTCGAGTATATGTTAGCAATCTCATTTATTTGAGTATAAGACGGGTTTCTAAATGGAAGACCATAAACGTTTTCACAATATACCTTgtcatttaataaaatttttgtttttgttttctgagGAATAgtaaaatttgttataaaactTATTGAGTAGTTAACGTAAAGAGTAAGGCATCGAAACTTAAATTTTTTGGCAGCGTACCTGTGGCAATGTAACAAGAAGTGAGTGAACCAGCAATGTTCATAGTACCCAATGCGATCATCTCTTTGTTTCCATCGATTTGATAGTCTTTCAGTGCGGCAAACGTTCTTGCAATTGCTACGGCTtcctgaaaatttttaaaaaacaaaaaaatttcagataaaaatagaaaaagactAAATGACATCTTCCTTGTTTATATGTGCCACTTACCGTTAGGGCTACCATACCAGCAACTAATCCAATTCGGATTCCTTCGGTAAAATATTTTCCGGAAAAGTAAAGCTTACCAACTGAAATCGGATTTATTCCTTGATCTATATGCCTCACCTTCATGAGttatgataaaaaatatttttagttaacaAACCAATCTATCAACTAGGGTGGGTGTCTCAGAAGAAAAACATTAGCAACACTATGAAATATCATTCATAATTGATTAAATACTACACAGGATTCATATTGTGTGAGCTTACAATCTGGACTCCTTGTTTGTCcgcatataattttttataaagacAAAGAAAGTGGAGACAACGACGGAAATAAGAGGAGCAACTGCCGGAacccaaaataattttttgttcttCCTCCCCTGTAATCAGATATCATATTAGAGAAGAGATTCAAAGTTTcctgcatatatatattagagaaTAAAGAAGTTACAATGTATTTGGCGACAAGTAGGAAGGTCAAGAAACTGGCACCGATGACTATCGTCTGCCAATTCCACTGGAACATTCACGAAGAAACGAAAGCGAGTGAGATACTGATTTGTTTGGTTATAAAGTAAACATAGAGGAAGGttataagagagagagaagagtatTAAAAGGTACCCCGTGACGAGAAGCCGCAAATACGGATTTCATGACGGAAACAATATCAGTTTTCTTGGTGAACTTCTTGATGCCAAGAAAGCCCTTAAGTTGTTGGAGAGCAATTGTAATGGCTGCTCCTCCCATGAACCCAACCACAGCCGCATGTGACAGAAAGTCTATCAGGAATCCCAACCGGAGAAAACCAAGGCCAGCTTCGAAAACGCCAGCAAAGAAAGTGGCGGTGAGGGCAAGGCGGAGATATTCCGCAGGATTCTCTTTCGGGTTGATCACGGCCTGGCACAGAGTGCCAAGAAGAAGAGACACCACCGCCACTGGTCCGATCGCAATATCTCTAGAACTCCCCATGCCCGCGTACACCAGTGGTGGCACGAAGCTCGAATCTGTACACAAAACCATGCATTCACTATGTTTTGTAATGgtaaatgttttttctttttctttttctttttgtattgaCCCGCAATAGATATTATCAAATACACTAATTCTGATGATAATTATTTTTCCTTAGGTTATGTACATCAAGACTTACAAAGTCCATATTTTGGATCCAAATTCGCGAGCTTTGCATATCCAATATCCTATCATCCATGAAACATACATATGATGTAATACATAAACGGAAGAAACGCACGAAAATGTACGTAGactttataaaagaaaaatggtGGCTTAAATAGTAAACCTGAGGGATACACAGACTGGCAATGGTGAGACCAGAAATGACATCTCCTCTAAGTTTTCGAAGATTGTACTCTCTGGCCCATCCAATGATTGGGAAGACAGCTTGGATCCCGAGCAACACCTTCTTAGATGCTGTTTGGTCCTTAAAATCCCTCAGAGGCGCATCGTGGAAGAAAGTTTCTTGAATCACCGACTTGAACTCCTTAAGCAGACCCTCCTTCGGAGGACGTGCCACTCTGTGACGAATGAATGTATTGTCATTTGCATCGGACCCTCCTCCGTCCGGCGGATTAGTCTTGGCCATGGTTgttgaaaatttgaatttagCTGCCTGCATTTTTTTTACCAATAAACATTgtttatcaataaagaaattactccaaaaaaaacataagctctttatatgtttataaagtTTAATTAGTTTAGTTTTAACCTTAGACGAAGGATGATATTATTAGTTTGGAGAAACTGTTGATTTGCTTGAGGAATTGGAGTTTTGCTGTGTCCTTTATATAAGCTGTGAAATATTTGAAGGTCAACTCTCAAGATCTCACAGCTTGGTTTTCATTTTACTTGTTAAGTAAACATGTTTCATTTGATAGATTCAAAGAACgctaacatattattttaaaaatatgatcaTATTATTTTCACAATATGTGAGttgtataatttaatttgatatttagaGAAATGAATGAGCGGAAGGTTGACTTCGATAATTTATACTGTCCGAAGATAGACACCAACATactaaaatatacaataaactaaaatgctgtttcaaaataatacaaaatcattataaactaaaatactGGTTCAAAATATACTCACCGATTATAAATTAAAGTCATGTTCTAAAACTCGGCCATCTAGCCAAGTCCGCTGTAACAAACCCCAGTAGATTGAAGGTGCGCATAGCAAGTTGGTTAATCGGTTGAACAAAACATTAGTTACTCTGCGTAAGATCCGTCTAGAgcttaaaataacaaaacaaagatgTTTAATTAACTGAATTCGTCCAAACGGAAAACATTAAATATGTGgcgtcatttaaaaaaaaaacaagacggCTATTTAGTgtgtatagttttttttctttttctttttctttcattcaaaacagtttttcttttctgaacAACAAacagattttctttttctaatccAAGTTATGTGGAGATATTTTGTACATGAATGTCCAAAGTCAATAGTTCTACAATTACAACTGTTTTGTCTTCCACTGCCGTCATGCCATTAAATGTACACACAAGAGTGGTGCTCATAGATTAGTTTCTCTCACACGCCGTCCAGGTTCATTGTGTCATTCATAGAAACATAATATAAgcatcatttttcttttgttaaagcACAAACAGCTATGTAAACTAcaattaaaagtttttaaaattgatgtcTGCATTTCAGCGTAAACATAATACTCTctcgtttcaaaataatacatactccctccgtttcttaataagtgtcactttgacattttttatggaaattaaaaaaatatataatatactaatatattcatatttaataaaataaaaatgatttaaataaaaatttattggttattcaaaagggtaaaatatgaatttaatgtaaaattgtataatgacacttattttaaaacaaaacaaaaaacctaaagtgacatttattatgaaacatatggagtattttaaaactttcatatctttaataaaacatattaaaacttagttatcaatgcataattttatataattttatatttcctatattttaaacaataagaCTTTACAAGatacaattaatgtttttgaacttcataatttttcattattagttgataaaaattgcattgaaatataaaaatataactttttgaaacattttttctctctagaatatatatatctttttgaaatggagggagtatatcATTTGTTTTAAATGATATCATTTTAAGCCTTTACTCAAAAAAATGATAGCATTCGGGTGAAAAAGTCCTAAGTTAAGGCGGCAATCAAAATCCCAATCGGATTCCGATTTAGGTTTATGAATTCCATCCAcattcaaatattataaaagtttagaTTAGATTTGGATTTGGATCATGTTTAATTGCAAGTCCAAGATCCAACTGAATCCAAAATAGCTCCAGTTCAAATATTAATCGGGttaccataaaaatattaatttatacttGACAGAACTCAATTTATTTTCAATCTTTTCAATAAATTTGTGTATTTATCTTACTAAAAACATATTGTTgtctttcaaaataattttcGAAACTTGT contains these protein-coding regions:
- the LOC108840895 gene encoding LOW QUALITY PROTEIN: sulfate transporter 1.1-like (The sequence of the model RefSeq protein was modified relative to this genomic sequence to represent the inferred CDS: deleted 2 bases in 1 codon), whose product is MAKTNPPDGGGSDANDNTFIRHRVARPPKEGLLKEFKSVIQETFFHDAPLRDFKDQTASKKVLLGIQAVFPIIGWAREYNLRKLRGDVISGLTIASLCIPQDIGYAKLANLDPKYGLYSSFVPPLVYAGMGSSRDIAIGPVAVVSLLLGTLCQAVINPKENPAEYLRLALTATFFAGVFEAGLGFLRLGFLIDFLSHAAVVGFMGGAAITIALQQLKGFLGIKKFTKKTDIVSVMKSVFAASRHGWNWQTIVIGASFLTFLLVAKYIGRKNKKLFWVPAVAPLISVVVSTFFVFIKNYADKQGVQIVRHIDQGINPISVGKLYFSGKYFTEGIRIGLVAGMVALTEAVAIARTFAALKDYQIDGNKEMIALGTMNIAGSLTSCYIATGSFSRSAVNYMAGCHTAVSNIVMAIVVALTLAFITPLFKYTPNAILAAIIISAVLGLIDIEAAILIWKIDKLDFAACMGAFLGVVFVSVEIGLLISVVISFAKILLQVTRPRTVVLGKLPSTNVYRNTLQYPDAAKIPGILIIRVDSAIYFSNANYLRERILRWLREEEEKAKAAYMPAIKFLIIEMSPVTDIDTSGIHSIEELHKNLEKRQIQLILANPGPVVTEKLHASRFADEIGEENIFLSIGDAVATCSPKLAEQQA